In Oncorhynchus kisutch isolate 150728-3 unplaced genomic scaffold, Okis_V2 scaffold1506, whole genome shotgun sequence, a single genomic region encodes these proteins:
- the LOC116366487 gene encoding transmembrane protein 131-like produces the protein MLRKKSSYCSRQTSQPPGVIREFKVHHHRRLLLCVLPQRLSALPHAGRLCCCPPQTQLGAGALCHHLCHHELYVLLVIVAAYLEALGIWEPFKRRMCFETSSTSMETGRPFDLREIVRLQSDAHMNGYGGEANHNSLRGMPGSASRAASRNTRGGHNRGSTQPPIPPSQPGSKVSDSTPSSGQQASRKARSPKQPQPAPENQQHPSQAGPSAPGRNPLDGPRRHSSEDSDYVSLVETMDKDLDRPESAEEGGNQDAVYGKASAANGKVQQTKAKAPKKKEEREKRNKGRAQGGEELREDNDDSSSTTTENSNPDIMEDNKGKKKYDTPEAHSKSKNKKPAAITKEKSQMDAKSSSLELPYVTPLENKRKSFTSKNMVVVQQALASSSTTTTITRPIPPKPRVPRVKLEDFRPSLLAKFLFNEPVVQELGNSSGSEGEKDISPPPEWDCVPLHIAHNAVDSLQQISLQTMNADPFLKRPIETPPPPSSDPFLKRLIETPPPPSSDPFLKRPIRTPPSSDPFLKRTIGTPPPPSSDPFLKRTIGTPPPPSSDPFLKRTIGTPPPPSSDPFLKRNIGTPPPPSSGFSLYDSYSGMVNTATSEVGLMSTASGIKNKLTKLVSVPGQNGNPTFAAVAAGFDKSPGCSATKAAVGSRDRDVLQHLSSVESDGSDSSGLWSPVGNGRRPSLNSVNSFSAFGPSNTFNLSGVFSGMTSGRSAMEPQQSWPEFRHTTPSVWPNESLQPLQPWPIQPSSSSPATPTTSILGSSSMWGSSPPFSPSIWSTSPPSDSPLHSFSSSSASPLTDLMGSTDSGTPLPAPTKPSPTQLSPSYNPWSMWRPTFSRRSSEPWPNQSDSSTG, from the exons ATGCTTCGAAAGAAATCGTCATATT gTTCACGCCAGACTTCACAGCCTCCAGGGGTGATCCGGGAGTTTAAAGTTCATCACCACCGGAGGCTCTTACTTTGTGTTCTCCCTCAACGCCTCTCTGCCCTACCACATGCTGGCCGCCTGTGCTGCTGTCCTCCCCAGACCCAACTGGGAGCTGGAGCTCTATGTCATCATCTCTGTCATCATGAG CTCTATGTTTTGCTGGTGATTGTAGCGGCCTATCTGGAGGCCCTGGGGATCTGGGAGCCGTTCAAGAGACGCATGTGTTTCGAAACATCCAGCACCTCCATGGAGACAGGGAGGCCCTTTGACCTCAGGGAAATAGTACGACTTCAAAGCGATGCACA TATGAATGGGTACGGTGGAGAAGCCAACCACAACTCCCTGCGAGGGATGCCAGGCTCTGCCTCCAGGGCTGCTAGCAGGAACACCAGAGGAGGCCACAACCGAGGCTCCACACAACCCCcgatccctccctcccagccaggctccaaAGTCTCAGACAGCACCCCCTCCTCTGGCCAACAGGCCAGCCGCAAGGCCCGGAGCCCCAAGCAGCCACAGCCAGCTCCAGAGAACCAGCAGCACCCTTCACAGGCTGGTCCTTCAGCCCCAGGAAGAAATCCCCTAGATGGGCCACGCCGGCACAGCTCGGAGGACTCGGACTATGTGAGCCTGGTGGAGACCATGGATAAAGACCTGGACAGACCAGAGTCTGCTGAGGAGGGGGGGAATCAGGATGCAGTTTATGGCAAAG CCAGTGCAGCCAATGGGAAAGTGCAGCAGACCAAAGCCAAGGCCCCGAAGAAGAAGGAAGAGCGGGAGAAGAGGAACAAGGGAAGAGCTCAGGGAGGAGAGGAACTGAGGGAGGACAACGATGACAGCTCCTCCACCACCACAGAGAACTCTAACCCAGACATAATGGAGGACAACAAAGGGAAGAAGAAATATGATACTCCTGAAGCTCACTCAAAGTCCAAGAACAAGAAGCCAGCAGCCATTACAAAGGAGAAGAGCCAAATGGATGCAAAGTCAAG CTCACTGGAGCTTCCATACGTTACCCCACTGGAAAACAAGCGCAAGAGCTTCACTTCCAAGAACATGGTGGTGGTGCAGCAGGCCCTGGCCAgcagctcaacaacaacaaccataaCAAGACCCATACCTCCTAAACCAAGAG TGCCTCGTGTGAAGCTGGAAGACTTCCGCCCCTCTCTCCTGGCTAAGTTCCTGTTCAACGAACCGGTGGTGCAGGAGCTGGGGAACAGCAGCGGCTCAGAAGGGGAGAAGGACATCTCTCCTCCCCCGGAGTGGGACTGTGTTCCCCTCCACATAGCACACAATG CTGTGGACAGTCTCCAGCAGATCTCCCTGCAGACCATGAACGCTGATCCCTTCCTGAAGAGACCCATCgaaacccctccccctccctcatctgATCCTTTCCTGAAGAGACTCATCgaaacccctccccctccctcatctgATCCTTTCCTGAAGAGACCCATCAGAACCCCTCCTTCGTCTGATCCCTTCCTAAAGAGAACCATCggaacccctcctcctccttcgtcTGATCCCTTCCTAAAGAGAACCATCggaacccctcctcctccttcgtcTGATCCCTTCCTAAAGAGAACCATCggaacccctccccctccctcgtcTGATCCCTTCCTGAAGAGAAACATCggaacccctccccctccctcgtcTGGCTTCTCTCTGTATGACTCCTATAGTGGCATGGTCAACACTGCTACCAG CGAAGTGGGTCTGATGTCTACTGCATCAGGCATAAAGAACAAGCTGACCAAGTTGGTCTCCGTACCTGGTCAGAACGGGAACCCTACCTTCGCTGCTGTGGCGGCTGGATTCGACAAAAGCCCAG GGTGCAGTGCAACGAAGGCGGCTGTGgggagcagagacagagatgtCCTCCAACACCTCTCCTCTGTAGAGAGTGATGGATCAGACAGCTCGGGGTTGTGGAGCCCTGTAGGGAACGGCAGGAGACCCAGCCTCAACTCTGTCAACTCCTTCTCAGCCTTCGGACCCAGCAACACCTTCAACCTGTCTGGAG TGTTCAGTGGGATGACCTCTGGAAGGAGTGCTATGGAGCCCCAGCAGAGTTGGCCTGAGTTCAGACATACCACCCCGTCCGTCTGGCCAAACGAGTCCCTGCAGCCTCTACAGCCATGGCCCATCCAGCCCAGCTCCAGCTCCCCTGCTACCCCCACCACG tcCATCCTGGGCAGCAGTAGCATGTGGGGCTCCAGCCCTCCATTCAGCCCCTCCATCTGGTCCACCAGCCCCCCCTCTGACTCCCCCCTAcactc